Proteins from a single region of Streptomyces sp. TN58:
- a CDS encoding M1 family metallopeptidase — MHRKVIVPSVLAASLLLVIPASAASSGPGAPGIGDPYYPASGNGGYDVSHYDLRLKYQPATDLLEGTATLIATAKQDLSRFNLDFGLKVSEIRVNGAKAKFATSGAHEVEVTPAKPLARNAPLTVVVTYAGKPSELKIDGWTAWHRTPDGGVAAQEPDSAVWWFPSNDHPLDKATFDVSVNVPDGTQAISNGVLQSQTSRLGWTRYNWRSNKPQATYLATLAVGRFDITTDTTASGLPIVNAYSKDLGDNAGAARASVERTGEVTEWLEGVFGPYPFNALGGYVPNVSAGFALETQTRPFYGPRQFQNGANVSVVVHELAHQWYGDSVSVEGWKDIWINEGFARYSQWLWSEKEGEGTAQELADWAYSLRPAEDAFWQVKPGDPGPENQFHGAVYDRGAIALQALRNEIGDEKFFRILKGWPTERAYGNAEVGDFVRYAEKVSGKPLAQLFETWLYTAGKPEASALNPAAAKPAARSGQSAPDRSAPVKPAAEPKSWKKIAETNAVHDTGRDTGHGSGPGHRH; from the coding sequence GTGCACCGCAAAGTCATCGTCCCGAGCGTGCTCGCCGCTTCCCTTCTGCTGGTGATCCCGGCGTCGGCGGCGAGTTCAGGTCCGGGCGCCCCGGGTATCGGCGATCCCTACTACCCGGCCAGCGGCAACGGCGGATACGACGTGTCGCACTACGACCTGCGCCTGAAGTACCAGCCGGCGACGGACCTGCTGGAGGGCACCGCGACGCTGATCGCCACCGCCAAGCAGGACCTGTCCCGTTTCAACCTCGACTTCGGCCTGAAGGTCAGCGAGATCCGGGTCAACGGCGCCAAGGCGAAGTTCGCCACGTCCGGCGCGCACGAGGTGGAGGTCACCCCGGCGAAGCCGCTGGCGCGCAACGCTCCGCTGACCGTCGTCGTCACGTACGCGGGCAAGCCGTCGGAGCTGAAAATCGACGGCTGGACGGCCTGGCACCGCACCCCCGACGGCGGTGTGGCGGCGCAGGAGCCCGACTCGGCCGTGTGGTGGTTCCCCAGCAACGACCACCCGCTGGACAAGGCCACCTTCGACGTCTCGGTCAACGTGCCCGACGGCACCCAGGCCATCAGCAACGGCGTGCTGCAGTCGCAGACCTCGCGGCTCGGCTGGACCCGGTACAACTGGCGCTCCAACAAGCCGCAGGCCACCTACCTCGCCACGCTCGCCGTAGGCAGGTTCGACATCACCACCGACACGACGGCAAGCGGGCTGCCGATCGTCAACGCGTACAGCAAGGACCTCGGCGACAACGCGGGCGCGGCGCGCGCGAGCGTGGAGCGGACCGGCGAGGTCACCGAGTGGCTGGAGGGGGTCTTCGGGCCGTACCCCTTCAACGCGCTGGGCGGCTACGTGCCGAACGTGAGCGCCGGCTTCGCCCTGGAGACCCAGACCCGGCCGTTCTACGGTCCGCGCCAGTTCCAGAACGGCGCGAACGTCTCGGTGGTCGTGCACGAGCTGGCGCACCAGTGGTACGGCGACAGCGTGTCCGTGGAGGGCTGGAAGGACATCTGGATCAACGAGGGCTTCGCCCGCTACAGCCAGTGGCTGTGGTCGGAGAAGGAAGGCGAGGGCACCGCACAGGAGCTCGCCGACTGGGCCTACTCCCTGCGCCCGGCGGAGGACGCCTTCTGGCAGGTCAAGCCGGGTGACCCCGGCCCGGAGAACCAGTTCCACGGGGCGGTCTACGACCGCGGCGCCATCGCCCTGCAGGCGCTGCGCAACGAGATCGGCGACGAGAAGTTCTTCCGGATCCTCAAGGGCTGGCCGACCGAGCGGGCCTACGGCAACGCCGAGGTGGGGGACTTCGTACGGTACGCCGAGAAGGTCTCCGGCAAGCCCCTGGCCCAGCTGTTCGAGACCTGGCTCTACACCGCGGGCAAGCCCGAGGCCTCGGCGCTGAACCCGGCGGCCGCGAAGCCGGCGGCCCGCTCGGGGCAGTCCGCGCCGGATCGGTCCGCGCCGGTGAAGCCCGCCGCCGAGCCGAAGTCCTGGAAGAAGATCGCGGAGACCAACGCCGTCCACGACACCGGGCGCGACACCGGGCACGGCTCCGGTCCGGGCCACCGGCACTGA
- a CDS encoding Tex family protein, with translation MTMSIEGRIAEELGVRERQVKAAVELLDGGSTVPFIARYRKEATEMLDDAQLRTLEERLRYLRELEDRRAAVLDSVREQGKLDAELEARINAADTKARLEDIYLPFKPKRRTKAQIAREAGLEPLADGLLADPSVEPAAAAAAFVDAGKGVADPAAALEGARAILTERFAEDADLIGELRERMWGRGRLAAKVREGKEEAGAKFADYFDFAEPFTALPSHRVLAMLRGEKEEVLDLSLEPEAPEDADTPGPSTYESMIARRFGIATPAQHSRPGDKWLADTVRWCWRTKVQVHLGIDLRMRLRQAAEDEAVRVFASNLRDLLLAAPAGTRATLGLDPGFRTGVKVAVVDATGKVVATDVIYPHVPANKWDESLAKLARLAEQHAVELVAIGNGTASRETDKLAADLIARHPGLGLTKVMVSEAGASVYSASAFASQELPGMDVSLRGAVSIARRLQDPLAELVKIDPKSIGVGQYQHDLSEVKLSRSLDAVVEDCVNGVGVDVNTASAPLLSRVSGISGTLAENIVAHRDANGPFRNRKGLKDVARLGPKAYEQCAGFLRIRGGDDPLDASAVHPEAYPVVRAMGKTAGGEVAALIGNTGVLRSLRPEQFVTEAFGLPTVTDILRELEKPGRDPRPAFRTATFKEGVEKIGDLAPGMILEGVVTNVAAFGAFIDIGVHQDGLAHVSALSKTFVKDPRDVVKPGDIVRVKVMGVDIPRKRISLTLRLEDEAGAERGAGAPRQRDERRGGGRPPQQRGGAGGRGGGRSQGERGQGQGGGQGRRQGGGAPAPANSAMADALRRAGLTAPEERRKR, from the coding sequence GTGACGATGTCCATCGAAGGCAGGATCGCCGAGGAGCTCGGCGTACGGGAGCGGCAGGTCAAGGCCGCCGTCGAGCTGCTCGACGGCGGCTCCACCGTGCCGTTCATCGCGCGCTACCGCAAGGAAGCGACCGAGATGCTCGACGACGCCCAGCTGCGCACCCTGGAGGAGCGGCTGAGGTATCTGCGCGAGCTGGAGGACCGGCGCGCGGCCGTCCTGGACTCCGTACGGGAGCAGGGCAAGCTCGACGCCGAGCTGGAGGCCCGGATCAACGCGGCCGACACCAAGGCGCGCCTGGAGGACATCTACCTCCCCTTCAAGCCCAAGCGGCGCACGAAGGCGCAGATCGCCCGCGAGGCCGGCCTGGAACCCCTCGCGGACGGCCTGCTGGCCGACCCGTCGGTGGAACCGGCCGCCGCGGCCGCCGCGTTCGTCGACGCCGGCAAGGGCGTCGCCGACCCGGCCGCCGCCCTGGAGGGCGCCCGCGCCATCCTCACCGAGCGGTTCGCCGAGGACGCCGACCTGATCGGCGAGCTCCGCGAGCGCATGTGGGGCCGCGGCCGGCTCGCCGCGAAGGTCCGCGAGGGCAAGGAGGAGGCCGGCGCGAAGTTCGCCGACTACTTCGACTTCGCCGAGCCCTTCACCGCGCTGCCCTCGCACCGCGTCCTCGCCATGCTGCGCGGCGAGAAGGAGGAAGTCCTCGACCTCAGCCTGGAACCCGAGGCACCCGAGGACGCCGACACCCCCGGCCCCTCCACGTACGAGAGCATGATCGCGCGCCGCTTCGGCATCGCGACCCCCGCGCAGCACAGCCGGCCCGGCGACAAGTGGCTCGCGGACACCGTCCGCTGGTGCTGGCGCACCAAGGTCCAGGTGCACCTCGGCATCGACCTGCGGATGCGGCTGCGCCAGGCCGCCGAGGACGAGGCCGTACGCGTCTTCGCGTCGAACCTGCGCGACCTGCTGCTCGCGGCGCCCGCCGGCACCCGCGCCACCCTCGGCCTCGACCCGGGCTTCCGCACCGGTGTGAAGGTCGCCGTGGTGGACGCCACCGGCAAGGTCGTGGCCACCGACGTGATCTACCCGCACGTGCCCGCGAACAAGTGGGACGAATCCCTCGCCAAGCTGGCCCGCCTGGCCGAGCAGCACGCGGTCGAGCTGGTCGCCATCGGCAACGGCACCGCGTCCCGGGAGACCGACAAGCTGGCCGCGGACCTGATCGCCCGCCACCCCGGACTCGGCCTGACCAAGGTGATGGTCTCGGAGGCGGGCGCCTCCGTGTACTCGGCCTCCGCCTTCGCCTCGCAGGAACTGCCCGGCATGGACGTGTCGCTGCGCGGCGCCGTCTCCATCGCCCGCCGCCTCCAGGACCCGCTGGCCGAACTGGTCAAGATCGACCCGAAGTCGATCGGAGTCGGCCAGTACCAGCACGACCTGTCCGAGGTGAAGCTGTCCCGCTCCCTCGACGCGGTGGTCGAGGACTGTGTGAACGGCGTCGGCGTCGACGTCAACACCGCGTCCGCGCCCCTGCTCTCGCGGGTCTCCGGCATCAGCGGGACCCTCGCCGAGAACATCGTCGCCCACCGCGACGCCAACGGCCCCTTCAGGAACCGCAAGGGCCTCAAGGACGTGGCCCGCCTCGGCCCCAAGGCGTACGAGCAGTGCGCGGGCTTCCTGCGCATCCGCGGCGGCGACGACCCGCTGGACGCCTCCGCCGTGCACCCCGAGGCCTACCCGGTGGTGCGGGCGATGGGGAAGACGGCGGGCGGCGAGGTGGCCGCACTGATCGGCAACACCGGCGTCCTGCGCTCCCTGCGGCCCGAGCAGTTCGTCACCGAGGCCTTCGGCCTGCCCACCGTCACCGACATTCTGCGCGAGCTGGAGAAGCCGGGCCGCGACCCGCGCCCCGCCTTCAGGACGGCGACCTTCAAGGAGGGCGTCGAGAAGATCGGCGACCTGGCCCCGGGGATGATCCTGGAAGGCGTCGTCACCAACGTGGCCGCCTTCGGGGCCTTCATCGACATCGGCGTCCACCAGGACGGCCTGGCGCACGTCTCGGCGCTGTCGAAGACCTTCGTCAAGGACCCCCGGGACGTGGTCAAGCCGGGCGACATCGTCCGGGTCAAGGTCATGGGCGTGGACATCCCGCGCAAGCGGATCTCGCTGACCCTGCGGCTGGAGGACGAGGCCGGGGCGGAGCGCGGCGCGGGCGCCCCGCGACAGCGCGACGAGCGGCGCGGCGGCGGCCGTCCCCCGCAGCAGCGCGGCGGAGCGGGCGGCCGGGGCGGCGGCAGGAGCCAGGGCGAACGCGGCCAGGGCCAGGGCGGTGGCCAGGGCCGGCGGCAGGGGGGCGGCGCACCCGCACCGGCGAACAGCGCGATGGCCGACGCCCTGCGCCGGGCCGGCCTCACCGCTCCCGAGGAGCGCCGCAAGCGGTGA
- a CDS encoding ImmA/IrrE family metallo-endopeptidase, whose protein sequence is MSHRQLSLRKRCEKILGHLDLTHPFSLDVLCARIAEQRGRPIRLHPLPKEAAESGVCGLWVGTASVDYVFYEAQTTPLHREHIVLHELGHILFGHHSLEGEDTDGSAPVVLGRTNYTTRQEQEAEMLASMIRIRTANAGPRTPARDRGTLARLESAMGYERGAADGD, encoded by the coding sequence ATGTCCCACCGGCAACTCAGCCTTCGCAAAAGGTGCGAGAAGATTCTCGGCCATCTGGATCTGACCCACCCGTTCTCCCTCGACGTCCTGTGCGCACGGATCGCCGAGCAGCGCGGCCGCCCCATCCGGCTCCACCCGCTCCCCAAGGAGGCGGCGGAATCGGGGGTCTGCGGCCTGTGGGTGGGCACGGCCAGCGTCGACTACGTCTTCTACGAGGCGCAGACCACGCCGCTGCACCGCGAGCACATCGTCCTCCACGAGCTCGGCCACATCCTCTTCGGACACCACTCGCTGGAGGGCGAGGACACCGACGGCAGCGCCCCCGTCGTGCTCGGCCGCACCAACTACACCACCCGCCAGGAGCAGGAGGCGGAGATGCTCGCCAGCATGATCCGCATCCGCACCGCCAACGCCGGCCCGCGCACCCCCGCCCGGGACCGGGGCACCCTGGCCCGGCTGGAGTCCGCCATGGGGTACGAGCGGGGTGCCGCCGATGGCGACTGA
- a CDS encoding MAB_1171c family putative transporter: protein MATDLTAFGDWLAVPSVVCLWAAVLLRAPGALRSPQQRGLWLAVATAAAAMTLNLPDLVAYAMDRGAAYAHTIGLARNLVGVLSAGAVLYFVAAATRGRRLQIASCAATAAWTGALVAMDAAAPGHGTHTMPPAGDPVPSLAYWLVLISAHVIANTLCVALCWRYSRRTGSRGLAAGLRLFGLGTALAGLFWLAYLAKALFGSTWAMPALPLLMNLHGLLRAAAILVPTLSTLRRTAGDIATAWRLWPLWRDLVEAVPHVALNKPRSSRLAELLWPPVQRDLLVYRKVIETRDAILILGEYARPGALEQARGLLAGRQIPERRRTAAALARVLKDARRAKLAGLPGRAGEAAALELPAAVQSSNEGGDLADEARFLVDVAEAYTSPATTEEVKTP from the coding sequence ATGGCGACTGACCTGACCGCCTTCGGCGACTGGCTCGCCGTTCCGAGCGTCGTCTGCCTGTGGGCCGCAGTCCTGCTGCGCGCCCCGGGCGCCCTGCGCTCGCCCCAGCAGCGCGGGCTGTGGCTGGCCGTCGCGACCGCCGCCGCGGCGATGACGCTGAACCTGCCGGACCTCGTCGCCTACGCGATGGACCGCGGCGCGGCCTACGCCCACACCATCGGCCTCGCCCGCAACCTCGTCGGCGTGCTGTCGGCGGGCGCCGTGCTCTACTTCGTCGCCGCCGCCACCCGCGGCCGCCGCCTCCAGATCGCCTCCTGCGCCGCCACCGCGGCCTGGACGGGCGCCCTCGTGGCCATGGACGCCGCAGCACCCGGCCACGGCACCCACACCATGCCCCCGGCCGGCGACCCGGTACCGTCCCTCGCCTACTGGCTCGTGCTGATCTCGGCCCACGTCATCGCCAACACCCTCTGCGTGGCCCTGTGCTGGCGCTACAGCCGCCGCACCGGGAGCCGCGGCCTGGCGGCCGGCCTGCGCCTCTTCGGCCTCGGCACGGCGCTCGCCGGACTGTTCTGGCTGGCCTACCTGGCCAAGGCCCTGTTCGGCAGCACCTGGGCGATGCCCGCCCTCCCGCTGCTGATGAACCTGCACGGCCTGCTGCGCGCCGCCGCGATCCTCGTGCCCACCCTGTCCACCCTGCGCCGCACCGCCGGCGACATCGCCACCGCCTGGCGGCTGTGGCCGCTGTGGCGGGACCTGGTCGAGGCGGTCCCGCACGTCGCCCTCAACAAGCCGAGGAGCTCCCGGCTGGCGGAACTGCTGTGGCCGCCGGTCCAGCGCGACCTCCTCGTCTACCGCAAGGTCATCGAGACCCGCGACGCCATCCTGATCCTGGGCGAGTACGCCCGCCCGGGCGCCCTGGAGCAGGCCCGCGGCCTGCTCGCCGGCCGGCAGATCCCCGAGCGGCGGCGCACCGCCGCCGCGCTGGCCCGCGTACTGAAGGACGCGCGGCGGGCCAAGCTCGCCGGCCTGCCCGGACGGGCCGGCGAGGCGGCCGCGCTGGAACTGCCCGCGGCCGTCCAGAGTTCGAACGAAGGCGGGGACCTGGCGGACGAGGCCCGGTTCCTGGTCGACGTCGCCGAGGCCTACACCTCGCCGGCCACCACCGAGGAAGTGAAGACGCCGTGA
- a CDS encoding SDR family NAD(P)-dependent oxidoreductase — protein sequence MTTVLITGASAGLGAAFARGFAAKGCDLVLVARDKDRLDAVAGALAREYGTSSEVLPADLLDPAELAAVAERLADPARPVDILVNNAGFGLPAPFPHNPVEDEERMLDLLVRIPLRLTHAALPGLRARRHGAVVNVSSVAGLLPTGTYGAAKAWITAFSESLRVDMEPYNVRVLAVVPGFTRTEFQERAGMDVSALRDAVWLEPEAVVEQALRDLALRRPVSITGRRYQAYALAVRHLPRSFVARRMARKRRAPAGPDA from the coding sequence GTGACCACCGTACTGATCACCGGAGCCAGCGCCGGGCTGGGCGCGGCCTTCGCCCGGGGATTCGCCGCCAAGGGCTGCGACCTGGTCCTCGTGGCCCGGGACAAGGACCGGCTCGACGCCGTCGCCGGCGCGCTGGCCCGCGAGTACGGCACCTCCTCCGAGGTGCTGCCCGCCGACCTGCTGGACCCGGCGGAGCTCGCGGCGGTCGCCGAACGGCTCGCCGACCCCGCCCGGCCCGTGGACATCCTGGTCAACAACGCGGGCTTCGGGCTCCCGGCGCCCTTTCCCCACAACCCGGTCGAGGACGAGGAGCGGATGCTCGACCTCCTCGTCAGGATCCCGCTGCGGCTCACCCACGCAGCGCTGCCCGGCCTGCGCGCGCGCCGCCACGGGGCCGTCGTCAACGTCTCCTCGGTCGCCGGACTGCTGCCCACCGGCACCTACGGAGCCGCCAAGGCCTGGATCACCGCCTTCAGCGAGTCCCTCCGGGTGGACATGGAGCCCTACAACGTCCGGGTCCTCGCCGTCGTCCCCGGCTTCACCCGCACCGAGTTCCAGGAACGCGCCGGGATGGACGTCAGCGCGCTGCGCGACGCGGTCTGGCTGGAGCCGGAAGCCGTGGTCGAGCAGGCGCTGAGGGACCTGGCCCTGCGCCGCCCGGTCAGCATCACCGGCCGCCGCTACCAGGCCTACGCCCTCGCCGTCCGCCACCTCCCGCGCAGCTTCGTGGCACGCAGGATGGCCCGCAAGCGCCGGGCCCCCGCCGGCCCGGACGCCTGA
- a CDS encoding ABC-F family ATP-binding cassette domain-containing protein — MTATLVAKKLTAAHGERTLFADLDLVVAPGDVIGLVGVNGAGKSTLLRLLAGLDTPETGELRLSPPTAAVGHLPQEPERRAGESVREFLARRTGVAAAQAELDAATQGLVDGTPGADDAYATALDRWLDLGGADLDERAAEVADELGLAVGLDLPMTALSGGQAARAGLASLLLSRYDVFLLDEPTNDLDLDGLERLERFVKGLRAGTVVISHDREFLTRTVTKVLELDLAQQQINLYGGGYDSYLEERARARSHAREEYEEYADKRASLEGRAQMQRNWMDKGVRNARRKATDNDKIGKALRGESSEKQAAKARQTQRAIERLEVVEEPRKEWELRMEIAAAPRSGSVVATLREAVVKRGDFTFGPAGLQIDWADRVAITGANGAGKSTLLAVLLGRLAPDSGSATLGSGVLVGEVDQARGLFLGDEPLLEAFCAAVPDTEPAEVRTLLAKFGLKAAHVLRPAATLSPGERTRAALALLQGRGVNLLVLDEPTNHLDLPAIEQLESALESYEGTLLLVTHDRRMLEAVQVTRRLEVSGGRVTEL; from the coding sequence CTGCTGCGCCTGCTCGCCGGGCTGGACACCCCCGAGACCGGGGAGCTGCGGCTGTCGCCGCCCACCGCCGCCGTCGGCCACCTCCCGCAGGAGCCGGAGCGCCGGGCCGGGGAGTCGGTCCGGGAGTTCCTGGCCCGGCGTACCGGAGTCGCCGCCGCCCAGGCGGAGCTCGACGCGGCGACGCAGGGCCTGGTGGACGGCACGCCGGGCGCGGACGACGCGTACGCGACCGCGCTCGACCGGTGGCTGGACCTCGGTGGCGCGGACCTGGACGAGCGGGCCGCGGAGGTGGCCGACGAGCTGGGCCTCGCGGTCGGTCTGGACCTGCCGATGACGGCGCTCTCCGGTGGCCAGGCGGCCCGTGCGGGCCTGGCCTCGCTGCTGCTCTCCCGCTACGACGTGTTCCTGCTGGACGAGCCGACCAACGACCTGGACCTGGACGGTCTGGAGCGGCTGGAGCGGTTCGTGAAGGGGCTGCGCGCCGGCACCGTCGTGATCAGCCACGACCGCGAGTTCCTGACGCGGACCGTCACCAAGGTGCTGGAACTGGACCTGGCGCAGCAGCAGATCAACCTATACGGCGGCGGCTACGACTCCTATCTGGAGGAGCGCGCGCGGGCCCGCAGCCACGCGCGTGAGGAGTACGAGGAGTACGCGGACAAGAGGGCTTCGCTGGAGGGGCGGGCCCAGATGCAGCGCAACTGGATGGACAAGGGCGTGCGCAACGCCCGCCGCAAGGCCACCGACAACGACAAGATCGGGAAGGCGCTGCGCGGCGAGTCCAGTGAGAAGCAGGCCGCCAAGGCCCGCCAGACGCAGCGTGCGATCGAGCGGCTGGAGGTCGTCGAGGAGCCGCGCAAGGAGTGGGAGCTGCGCATGGAGATCGCGGCCGCCCCGCGCTCGGGCTCCGTGGTGGCCACCCTGCGCGAGGCGGTCGTCAAGCGCGGGGACTTCACCTTCGGTCCGGCCGGCCTGCAGATCGACTGGGCGGACCGGGTGGCGATCACCGGGGCCAACGGCGCCGGCAAGTCCACCCTCCTCGCCGTGCTCCTGGGCCGGCTGGCCCCGGACTCCGGCTCCGCCACGCTCGGCTCCGGGGTGCTGGTGGGCGAGGTCGACCAGGCGCGCGGACTGTTCCTCGGCGACGAACCGCTGCTGGAGGCGTTCTGCGCGGCGGTGCCCGACACCGAGCCCGCCGAAGTGCGCACCCTGCTGGCCAAGTTCGGCCTGAAGGCGGCCCACGTCCTGCGCCCGGCGGCGACCCTCTCCCCCGGCGAGCGCACCCGCGCGGCCCTCGCGCTGCTCCAGGGCCGCGGGGTGAACCTGCTGGTCCTGGACGAGCCGACGAACCACCTCGACCTGCCGGCGATCGAGCAGCTGGAGTCCGCCCTGGAGTCCTACGAGGGCACCCTCCTGCTGGTGACGCACGACCGCCGGATGCTCGAAGCGGTGCAGGTGACACGCCGCCTGGAGGTCTCCGGCGGCAGGGTCACCGAGCTGTAG